In Yarrowia lipolytica chromosome 1F, complete sequence, a genomic segment contains:
- a CDS encoding uncharacterized protein (Truncated form of YALI0F23529g, similar to uniprot|P38555 Saccharomyces cerevisiae YER031c YPT31 GTP-binding protein of the rab family), whose translation MLVKGVHGGAGGKRGGICCGGYHVQQPFAQITHHCMSRHTSCHDSNADIIPFCYHTNTRACGKSSLTLRLTDDTFSEFHDVTIAAEIGSKVVDIDGKEKMKLQIWDTAGQEHFRAVTRSYFRNAAGCLLVYDITRPKTFANVQMWLGELRDQADEDIIIMLVGNKTDVGARQVEAEEARKWADENGLAGFIETSAKTGDQVLEAYQRVAQKIHSNIKTGKTNINDKRYGVRATTTGGAQQLNLDEGDVKKSGYSACC comes from the coding sequence ATGCTGGTTAAAGGCGTTCATGGCGGGGCGGGTGGCAAAAGGGGCGGAATATGTTGCGGTGGGTATCATGTGCAGCAGCCTTTCGCTCAAATAACCCACCATTGCATGTCCCGCCATACGTCTTGCCATGACTCAAACGCAGATATCATTCCTTTCTGTTACCATACTAACACCAGAGCATGCGGAAAGTCGTCCCTGACTCTAAGACTGACTGATGACACATTCAGCGAGTTCCATGATGTCACTATAGCCGCGGAGATCGGCTCCAAGGTGGTAGACATTGACGGAAAGGAGAAAATGAAGCTTCAGATCTGGGACACGGCAGGGCAGGAGCATTTTCGGGCCGTGACCCGGTCGTATTTCCGCAACGCTGCGGGCTGCTTGCTGGTCTACGATATCACGCGCCCCAAGACGTTTGCCAACGTGCAAATGTGGCTGGGGGAGTTGCGGGATCAGGCTGACGAAGATATCATCATCATGCTGGTGGGCAACAAGACGGACGTTGGAGCGCGTCAGGTGGAGGCTGAGGAAGCCCGAAAATGGGCAGATGAAAATGGTCTAGCCGGGTTCATTGAAACGTCAGCCAAGACAGGAGACCAGGTACTAGAGGCGTATCAGCGGGTGGCTCAGAAGATCCACTCCAATATCAAGACTGGCAAGACCAATATCAATGATAAGAGATATGGAGTTCGTGCAACGACtactggaggagctcagCAGCTGAATTTGGACGAAGGCGATGTTAAGAAGAGTGGATATTCAGCATGCTGCTAG
- a CDS encoding uncharacterized protein (Compare to YALI0F23551g, similar to uniprot|CAD60606 Podospora anserina similarity to thiosulfate sulfurtransferases, similar to Saccharomyces cerevisiae YOR251C; ancestral locus Anc_8.691) — protein sequence MSKLISPAELAKRLSSKETKIFDATWYLPTPANVGKNAYDNYMKKRIPGALYFDIDAVNTPSKFPHMLPSPQTFENELTKLGVSSDSPIVVYDTQGVFSGPRLVWTFKVFGHDNVQFLNGFEAYTQLPGIPSRPDAYTWGIWDTQVPGKIDPADPPYKVTKARPELVKSFEDVLAIVEKHNGDGAKIRNEVTFIDARPNGRFTGKDAEPRAELSSGHVPGAYSIAFPEVVENGKFKSPEELKALFASKGIDGSKPIISMCGSGVTACVIDLALEIAGIGSRDTNAVYDGSWTEWAQRAPTKYIVKEENLNEANRA from the coding sequence aTGTCGAAACTTATTTCCCCTGCCGAATTGGCCAAGCGACTTTCTTCCAAGGAAACCAAGATCTTCGATGCTACCTGGTATCTTCCCACCCCTGCCAACGTTGGTAAGAACGCTTACGACAATTACATGAAGAAGCGGATTCCCGGCGCTCTCTACTTTGACATCGATGCCGTCAACACCCCCTCCAAGTTCCCCCACATGCTTCCCTCTCCTCAGACCTTTGAAAACGAGCTCACGAAGCTGGGTGTTTCCTCTGACTCTCCCATCGTGGTCTACGACACACAAGGCGTCTTCTCCGGACCTCGACTTGTGTGGACCTTTAAGGTCTTTGGCCATGACAACGTCCAGTTCCTCAATGGCTTTGAGGCTTACACCCAGCTCCCTGGTATCCCCAGCAGACCGGATGCCTACACCTGGGGCATCTGGGACACACAAGTTCCTGGTAAGATCGATCCCGCCGATCCTCCCTACAAGGTGACCAAGGCCCGACCCGAGCTGGTCAAGTCCTTTGAAGACGTGCTGGCCATCGTCGAGAAACACAACGGTGACGGAGCCAAGATTCGAAACGAGGTCACCTTCATTGATGCCCGACCCAACGGACGATTCACAGGCAAGGACGCTGAACCTCGAGCCGAGCTGTCCTCGGGCCATGTTCCCGGAGCTTACTCCATCGCCTTCCCCGAGGTGGTCGAGAATGGAAAATTCAAATCTCctgaggagctcaaggctcTGTTTGCTTCCAAGGGCATTGATGGCTCTAAgcccatcatctccatgtgTGGATCCGGTGTCACTGCCTGTGTCATTGacctggctctggagattGCCGGCATTGGTTCTCGAGACACCAATGCTGTCTACGATGGATCTTGGACCGAGTGGGCCCAGCGAGCCCCCACAAAGTAcattgtcaaggaggagaactTGAACGAGGCCAACCGGGCTTAG